The segment GTAATTGTATATTAATAATTATATGCCACTCAAACAAAGTATTCCCTAGCCCCATAAAGCAAGATATCACTAGCAATAACCAAGATAAAGAACCGATGTAACTTATACCTCGAATAACAAATAATTTGGACCACAAATAATATGGACCTATTTCTAGAAAAGATTACACAATAAAAATGTAAAAACTAGCCTTACATAACAgatttttgaagataaaaaatattaattaatcatATGGATAAGATATATAATTTCAGCCTCATTGAAACACCAACCAAGAACAAGATACAGAACATAGACCTGAAGTCCCTACGTAACAGATTATTGAAcataaaaaatgattaataaaTCGATAAGATATATAATTTCAGTCTCAATGAATCACCAACCAAGAAGAAGATACAGAACATAAACCTGTAGTCCAGAATAATTTATAGCCATTATGCATACATTCTAAaacaaaggaaaagataaaaaCACACAAACTGATATACTCACATAATCTTTATTATTACCCATACCATCCTGATTTTCATTGTCAAATGACACAACTCCTGGTGATGAACCTCCTGATTTAGCAGAGTTTGGAGGAACATAAACAACCCTTAACTTACACTCCTCAACAGCATTTCCTCTGTGCTTATTGAACTGGAGTAAAACGGTGACTTCAGCCCAGGATTCACCAATAAAAAGGAATAAAAGACAGTattattcacaaaaaaaaaaaaaaaaattagtgataTTTTGCTCACCACATCCGGAGTGATATCTTTCAGCTCTGTAGCAGCTGGCACAACTACACTCAGAAGAAGGAACTTGTCTTTGCATTGCATGTATGGTGGGGCTTCAGGTTGTGCTTGCATTGTTACTAAAAAGGATACAGATTGCTACTAAATAATTAGgaacaaaaaaagaaacaaaaaacaatACCATACATCATTATATTCAGGAAACTCAATAAAATGAGTACATGCAATATCAATAGAAGACCGTGGCAAGATAATCCCTGTGTTGGGTCGTACAAGATACTTCTTTGGTGATGTAGTCTTGACCTGCCATAACAAACCCCATCATTCATAAGATCCAAAAACCCAAACAGGCAAAAATAACTTTAAGGAATGCATGAATTCGCTGTTGAATTTTTAATGTAACTAGAAAAGAAAGCTGCCCTACAAATCTAATCATTTTTAAACTTCGAAAGAAGGAGATGAAAACAAAAACCCATAATCCACATAAATATTGATTCTGTACTGCATATAAATACCTTAAAAGCCACATGATTTTCTGTGTTGTTTAGTAGTTGCGATTGACAAGAGCTTTGCTTATTCTGCTCAACTGTTCATCACCATCCAAGAAATTTTACATGTCACCAATATGAGCAAATATTGAAACAGGATTACAACCCAAAAACTTATTTAAAGACAACTAGAACTATACTAAAAATGACAGGAAAATTAAGGTATTCCCCACAGCAAGGTGACGATTCTTTGAGAATTACTCAGAAACGATTAAAATACCAGCAACAACTAAAGCTGTATTAAAATGAGCAAAACTTATTTTAAGATAAATATAAAACTATACTGAAAATAACAATAGAGGCATTCCCAACAGCATGCCAAGGATTCTTTGGGTGTCATTCAGAGACAGCTAAAATGTCGGAAACAACTAAAGCTATACTAAAATGAACAAAAAAGCTAAAGccacataatttttttattgttaagCAATGCAATTAACGACAGCTTTGCTTATTCTAACCATCCGTTCATCATCATCCAACAAATTTGCATGTCACCAGCATAAGCAAAAAGTGAAAGAGGATTACAACTAAAACCATAGTAAAAAAAATGTATTTCCTGCAGCATGGCAAGGATTCTTTGGACATTATTCAGAGACATAAACACCAGAGACAAGTAAAGCTATACTGAAATGAACAAAATTATTCTAAGATTAAAGACAACTAAACTATacagaaaataacaataaaattaagGTATTTCGACAGCATGACAAGGATTATTTGGGCACTATTCAGAGACAGCTAAAAGCTATTTGAACAGAAAATTAAGGAGCTTTCGACAGCATGACAAGGATTCTTTGGATAtgcctttgagttttgaatttgtCACTAAGCATCTGACCTTACGACTACACTCCAGACCCACAGACACTAAGTTATTATCTTAGTAATCGACAATCCTGTCCAGAATCCTGTTAAAATTTTGGGTCAGGCCAAGCTCTAACATGATTAATTTTGTCCCCTTCCACATTTGCAGAATCAACTCTGCGTTTCCTATAAAGAATATAAAAAGTTAAAAATTAAACAGGTCTTTGATAAGATTTCTTAAATAAGGAAATCCCAAAAGTTATGATATAATATTGGACTTATTCCTTTACTAGCGATGACTAACAAACTTATATCCATGCAAGGTTATTCATGCATATTTACCTTCTGTGTGTGTATCTGCACACTTGGTTAATATTGGGCTAGTTTATGGGCTACCTTTTAAATTTGGACAACATTCGTAAGATTTCTAAAAATGGGTCAGGCTGTAATGTGTCATAACAACTATACCACAAATTCGCCATAGGTGCATTTGCGTCATGAGTTAGGTTATGGCCTGCCTTTTTAGCTTAGactacattttttaattttttaatatggaCCAGGCTGTGATGTATGCTCCGTAATAATAATTATACTACAAGCTGGTCATATGTGCGCTTCGGTCATGGGTTAGGCTCTTCTGAGCATTCCCACTTTTGCAATTATACCATAATCCTTTGCGCAACTAAATCATATTTAGTGAAATTAACCACAATGAGAAATTGCCCATGGTTAGAGAAGTTAAAGTCAAATTTTCAATGTACCTTGGCCAGttaaacatatttttaaaaataaccAGACTGGGACAGAGCATTCCTTACCCAATTTAAGCACATTTACTTTAATTAACCAAAATGAGAAATTGCCCAAAATAGAGAAGCCACAGTCTGATTTCAAATGTGGACTCCATGTAGATGAAAAAGTGCAGACAATATACATGGTTTCTACTTACATACAAACTTGAGCTCTTCTGGTTGAACACTGAGAAGTTCGTTGGCCATGTTTG is part of the Cryptomeria japonica chromosome 10, Sugi_1.0, whole genome shotgun sequence genome and harbors:
- the LOC131029620 gene encoding vesicle-associated protein 2-1; this encodes MANELLSVQPEELKFVFEQNKQSSCQSQLLNNTENHVAFKVKTTSPKKYLVRPNTGIILPRSSIDIALTMQAQPEAPPYMQCKDKFLLLSVVVPAATELKDITPDVFNKHRGNAVEECKLRVVYVPPNSAKSGGSSPGVVSFDNENQDGMGNNKDYVLADYCEVTQDDFNDVKEDLKQTEVTLSKLKEERNVSIHQCQSLQQELASLKKQGLPKAPAPGFSFLLVILVGLLGILIGYYARS